Proteins encoded within one genomic window of Candidatus Atribacteria bacterium:
- a CDS encoding transporter substrate-binding domain-containing protein — translation MMKRINRIKFCLICVLIITALFFSISWAEKIELTEEEIQWLSEHKTIKIAPDPYFPPIEYTDEEGEYVGIAAEFMKIIENELGIEFQVVYCQDWEEVLQKAQNREVDMLPAAAQTPQRGNYMLFSSPYLEFPGVIICTKDSAEIKSSEQLYSKKVAIVSGYVWEDFFTLHHPQINITPVDSIIEGLRKVSSGDVDAMVGTLPVVIYYIEKEGITNLHVTGETGYYTKLSILTRKDWPLLNSIMEKALRRIPDKEKKEILKKWISIERQPIFEREIFWIILIFIILLSATVLSIIFALNGILKKQVEQKTKELKEDIVHRIKAEERLKKTMNATIDTMSRIIEAKDPYTSGHQQRVCQLAICIAQEMGLPEDKVEGIRIASLIHDIGKIGIPTEILSKPTLLSDIEFSLIKGHPQMGYDIVKYIEFSYPVAQVVLQHHEKINGSGYPQGLKGEDILLEAKIIGVADVVEAMSSHRPYRPALGIDAALEEISQNKGILYEAKVVEVCLKLFQVKGFKFE, via the coding sequence ATGATGAAACGGATAAATAGAATAAAATTTTGCTTGATCTGTGTCTTGATTATCACTGCTTTATTTTTTTCTATCTCCTGGGCAGAAAAAATAGAACTTACCGAAGAAGAAATACAGTGGCTTTCTGAACATAAAACTATCAAGATAGCACCTGATCCTTATTTTCCACCGATCGAATATACCGATGAAGAGGGGGAATACGTCGGAATAGCTGCCGAGTTTATGAAAATAATTGAAAATGAATTAGGAATCGAGTTTCAAGTTGTCTACTGTCAAGATTGGGAAGAGGTCTTGCAAAAAGCTCAAAATAGAGAAGTTGATATGCTTCCTGCAGCCGCCCAAACTCCCCAAAGAGGAAATTATATGCTCTTCTCGTCTCCTTATTTAGAGTTTCCCGGAGTAATTATTTGCACCAAAGATTCCGCGGAAATTAAATCCAGTGAACAATTATATAGTAAAAAGGTAGCAATAGTCTCCGGATATGTCTGGGAGGATTTCTTTACTCTGCATCATCCTCAAATAAATATAACTCCTGTAGACTCAATAATAGAGGGACTTCGTAAAGTATCAAGTGGTGATGTAGATGCCATGGTAGGTACTTTGCCAGTAGTTATCTATTATATTGAAAAGGAAGGAATTACCAATCTTCATGTAACAGGTGAAACCGGATATTATACAAAACTATCCATACTCACAAGAAAAGATTGGCCTCTTTTAAACTCCATAATGGAAAAAGCTCTCCGAAGGATTCCAGATAAAGAGAAGAAAGAGATTTTGAAAAAGTGGATATCTATTGAACGCCAACCTATATTCGAGAGAGAAATATTCTGGATAATCCTTATTTTCATAATTCTATTGAGCGCGACGGTTCTTTCGATTATATTTGCCTTGAATGGAATATTGAAAAAACAAGTGGAACAGAAAACAAAGGAACTGAAGGAGGATATTGTCCATCGAATAAAAGCCGAAGAAAGACTGAAAAAAACCATGAATGCAACTATTGACACCATGTCCAGGATCATCGAAGCCAAAGACCCTTATACCTCCGGTCACCAGCAGCGGGTTTGCCAATTGGCTATCTGTATCGCCCAAGAGATGGGACTTCCCGAAGATAAGGTTGAAGGAATAAGAATAGCTTCTTTAATCCACGATATCGGGAAGATCGGCATACCTACTGAAATCTTAAGTAAACCCACCTTACTATCTGATATAGAATTTAGTTTAATTAAAGGACATCCACAAATGGGATATGATATCGTAAAATATATAGAATTTTCCTATCCAGTAGCCCAAGTTGTCCTTCAACATCACGAAAAAATAAATGGTTCAGGGTATCCCCAAGGCCTCAAGGGGGAGGATATCCTTCTGGAAGCAAAAATAATTGGAGTGGCTGATGTAGTAGAGGCCATGTCTTCTCACCGTCCCTACCGGCCTGCCTTAGGGATAGATGCAGCCCTGGAAGAGATCTCTCAAAATAAAGGCATTCTCTATGAAGCAAAGGTAGTGGAGGTTTGTTTAAAACTCTTCCAAGTAAAGGGATTTAAATTTGAATAG